One window of the Pseudomonas lurida genome contains the following:
- a CDS encoding YqcC family protein — protein sequence MDARFPAIAEQLLLIERELRVQGWWDDVPPSIEALSSVEPFSVDTLDFHQWLQWIFLVRMKQILEQDLPLPNASGILEMAEMVYADRPLQSLGLRNALKKFDQLIVDAR from the coding sequence ATGGATGCACGGTTTCCCGCAATTGCCGAACAGCTATTGCTGATTGAACGAGAGTTGCGCGTGCAAGGCTGGTGGGACGACGTGCCCCCCAGCATCGAAGCGCTCAGCTCCGTCGAGCCGTTTTCGGTGGACACCCTGGATTTTCACCAGTGGCTGCAATGGATATTTCTGGTGCGCATGAAGCAGATCCTCGAACAGGATCTGCCGCTGCCCAATGCCTCGGGCATCCTGGAAATGGCCGAGATGGTCTACGCCGACCGTCCGCTGCAAAGCCTCGGCTTGCGCAATGCGCTGAAAAAGTTCGACCAATTGATCGTCGACGCTCGTTAA
- a CDS encoding tetratricopeptide repeat protein gives MNKWWIPAITALALLSGCSSVQRGSIPVVDSSTAVSNNDRISANGGFRQTVTNRPAQAKPQAMPQDSGVVVMVPGGGAATSAPISAEPWTPGASNTGPIDTAPIQTAPVNQGTYNMPSTPSGIPSSSSGGGLSADEQLDGPVLALLTTAQQQQAGGDLNGASSSLERAQRVAPREPQVLYRLAQVRMAQGDAPQAEQFARRGLTLANGRPDLQASLWALIGDARAAQGDAAGAAQARQKAKVSL, from the coding sequence GTGAACAAGTGGTGGATTCCAGCTATTACAGCCCTGGCTTTGCTCAGTGGTTGCTCCAGCGTGCAGCGCGGCTCCATTCCCGTGGTGGATTCGAGCACTGCCGTGTCCAATAACGACCGGATCTCGGCCAATGGCGGTTTCCGCCAGACCGTGACCAATCGTCCCGCCCAAGCCAAGCCACAAGCCATGCCGCAGGATTCGGGCGTGGTCGTGATGGTGCCAGGCGGTGGTGCCGCGACATCGGCGCCAATCAGCGCCGAGCCGTGGACCCCAGGGGCGAGCAACACCGGCCCGATCGATACCGCGCCGATTCAGACGGCCCCGGTCAACCAGGGCACCTACAACATGCCATCGACGCCGAGTGGCATTCCGTCGTCCTCCAGTGGCGGTGGCTTGTCGGCTGACGAGCAATTGGACGGCCCGGTGCTGGCCCTGTTGACCACGGCACAGCAACAGCAGGCAGGTGGTGACCTCAATGGTGCATCGTCGAGTCTGGAGCGTGCCCAGCGAGTGGCACCGCGTGAGCCGCAAGTCTTGTATCGCCTGGCCCAGGTACGGATGGCCCAGGGCGATGCACCGCAGGCCGAGCAGTTCGCCCGTCGTGGCCTGACCCTGGCCAATGGTCGTCCTGACCTTCAAGCCAGCCTGTGGGCACTGATTGGCGACGCACGTGCGGCACAAGGCGACGCTGCCGGTGCTGCCCAGGCGCGCCAGAAAGCCAAGGTCAGCCTCTGA
- the mrcB gene encoding penicillin-binding protein 1B, whose product MTRTRSPRSRKKPPSRGLRPWLGWALKLGLVGLVVLAGFAVYLDAVVQEKFSGKRWTIPAKVYARPLELFTGQKLSKDDFLTELDALGYRREPVSNGPGAAAVSGNTVDLNTRGFQFYEGLEKAQPVRVRFSGDYVAELSSLNGSKLPVVRLEPLMIGGIYPKNLEDRILIKLDQVPPYLLETLVAVEDRDFYHHWGVSPKSIARAVWVNTSGGKMTQGGSTLTQQLVKNFYLTNERSLTRKLTEAMMAMLLELHYSKQEILEAYLNEVFVGQDGQRAVHGFGLASQFFFGQPLSELKLHQVALLVGMVKGPSYYNPRRNPERALERRNLVLDVLEQQGVATAEQVAAAKKMPLGVTTRGKLADSSFPGFIDLVKRQLREDYRDEDLTEEGLRIFTSFDPILQMKAEASVNDTFKRLTGRKGSDEVEAAMVVTNPETGEVQAMIGSRQASFAGFNRALDAVRPIGSLVKPAVYLTALEKPSKYTLTSWLSDDPLSVKGGDGQVWTPQNFDRRSHGTVFLYQGIAHSYNISTSRLGLEVGVPNVLKTIARLGVNREFPAFPSILLGAGAMTPMEVATMYQTLANGGFNTPMRGIRSVLTAEGEPLKRYPFQIQQRFDAGSIYLIQNAMQRVMREGTGRSVYSVLPANLTLAGKTGTSNDSRDSWFAGFGQDVLAVVWLGRDDNGKTPFTGATGALQVWTSFMRKADPLPLNMPQPDNIVQAWIDPHTGQGSDANCPGAVQMPYIRGSEPPPGAACGGSAPADAESVMDWVKGWMN is encoded by the coding sequence ATGACTCGAACCCGATCTCCCCGTTCCCGTAAAAAACCTCCTTCCCGCGGCCTGCGCCCCTGGCTGGGCTGGGCGCTCAAACTCGGCCTGGTAGGCCTTGTGGTGCTCGCCGGCTTTGCGGTGTATCTCGACGCCGTGGTGCAAGAGAAATTCTCCGGCAAGCGCTGGACCATTCCTGCCAAGGTGTACGCCCGTCCGTTGGAGTTGTTCACCGGCCAGAAGCTGAGCAAGGATGACTTCCTTACCGAGCTCGATGCCTTGGGCTATCGCCGCGAACCCGTGAGCAACGGCCCGGGTGCGGCGGCCGTCAGTGGTAACACTGTCGACCTCAATACCCGTGGCTTCCAGTTCTACGAGGGCCTGGAAAAAGCCCAGCCTGTGCGCGTGCGCTTTTCTGGCGATTACGTCGCCGAGCTGTCGTCCCTCAACGGCTCGAAGCTGCCGGTGGTGCGCCTCGAGCCGCTGATGATCGGCGGCATCTACCCGAAAAACCTCGAAGATCGCATCCTGATCAAGCTTGATCAGGTGCCGCCTTACCTGCTGGAAACCCTGGTCGCCGTTGAAGACCGCGATTTTTACCACCACTGGGGCGTCTCGCCGAAGTCGATCGCCCGTGCGGTCTGGGTGAACACCTCCGGCGGCAAGATGACCCAGGGCGGCAGTACGCTGACGCAACAATTGGTCAAGAACTTCTACCTCACCAACGAACGCAGCCTGACCCGTAAGCTCACCGAAGCCATGATGGCGATGCTGCTTGAGCTGCACTACAGCAAGCAGGAAATCCTCGAGGCGTACCTCAACGAGGTATTCGTCGGCCAGGACGGCCAACGCGCAGTGCACGGTTTCGGCTTGGCCAGTCAGTTTTTCTTCGGCCAGCCGCTGTCCGAACTGAAGCTGCACCAGGTCGCGTTGCTGGTGGGCATGGTCAAGGGGCCTTCCTACTACAACCCTCGCCGCAACCCGGAGCGAGCGCTGGAACGTCGTAACCTCGTGCTCGACGTGCTTGAACAGCAGGGCGTTGCCACGGCTGAACAAGTGGCTGCAGCGAAGAAGATGCCGTTGGGTGTCACCACCCGTGGCAAGCTGGCGGACAGCTCCTTCCCGGGCTTTATCGACCTGGTCAAGCGCCAGCTACGTGAAGACTACCGCGATGAAGACTTGACCGAAGAAGGCCTGCGGATCTTTACCAGTTTCGACCCGATCCTGCAGATGAAGGCCGAAGCGTCGGTCAATGACACCTTCAAGCGCCTGACAGGCCGCAAAGGTTCCGATGAAGTGGAAGCGGCCATGGTCGTGACCAACCCGGAAACCGGTGAAGTACAGGCCATGATCGGCAGTCGCCAAGCCAGTTTTGCGGGGTTCAACCGCGCGCTGGATGCGGTGCGCCCCATCGGTTCGCTGGTCAAGCCTGCCGTTTACCTGACCGCGTTGGAAAAGCCGAGCAAGTACACGCTGACCAGTTGGCTGTCGGATGATCCGCTGTCGGTCAAAGGGGGCGATGGCCAGGTGTGGACGCCGCAGAACTTTGATCGTCGCTCCCACGGGACGGTGTTCCTCTACCAGGGCATTGCACATTCCTACAACATTTCCACCTCGCGGCTGGGCCTTGAGGTCGGCGTGCCGAATGTCCTCAAGACGATAGCGCGGCTGGGTGTCAATCGTGAGTTCCCGGCGTTCCCGTCGATCCTGCTGGGCGCTGGCGCGATGACGCCGATGGAAGTCGCGACCATGTACCAGACCCTCGCCAATGGTGGTTTCAATACCCCCATGCGCGGGATCCGCAGCGTGCTGACCGCTGAGGGCGAGCCGCTCAAACGCTACCCGTTCCAGATCCAGCAGCGATTCGATGCCGGCTCCATCTACCTGATCCAGAATGCCATGCAGCGCGTGATGCGCGAAGGTACCGGACGTTCGGTCTACAGCGTGCTGCCGGCGAACCTGACGTTGGCAGGCAAGACCGGTACCAGTAATGACTCGCGTGACAGCTGGTTCGCAGGGTTTGGCCAGGACGTGCTAGCGGTGGTGTGGCTGGGACGCGACGATAACGGCAAGACGCCGTTTACCGGCGCTACCGGTGCGCTGCAGGTCTGGACCAGCTTCATGCGCAAGGCTGACCCGCTGCCGTTGAACATGCCGCAGCCAGATAACATCGTGCAGGCCTGGATTGATCCGCACACTGGCCAGGGCTCCGATGCCAACTGTCCGGGCGCGGTGCAGATGCCGTATATTCGCGGCAGCGAACCGCCACCCGGCGCCGCATGCGGTGGCAGTGCCCCTGCTGATGCGGAGTCGGTGATGGATTGGGTCAAGGGCTGGATGAATTAA
- a CDS encoding bifunctional aminoglycoside phosphotransferase/ATP-binding protein, producing MSQSLIAALQNPALYPHPVEAFQVIETHISWVVLTGPYAYKLKKPMNFGFLDFTHLEKRGHFCNEELRLNQRLTEDLYLEVLPITGTAEAPQLGGDGPVIEYALKMRQFPQSQLLSTLQANGELTSAHIDEMARQIAQFHLAAPKVPQEHPAGTPDEVMAPVRQNFDQIRPFLSDKADLAQLDALQAWAESSFERLKPLFSQRKQQGFTRECHGDIHLGNATLIDGHVVIFDCIEFNEPFRFTDVYADTGFLAMDLEDRGLKSLARRFISQYLELTGDYQGLEVLNFYKAYRALVRAKIALFSMPSEASPVQRATTLRQYRNYANLAESYSTIPSRFLAITHGVSAVGKSHVSMRLVEALGAVRLRSDVERKRLFGEQHVENTPQAGIYAADASAATYARLNEMADTVLRAGYPVVLDATFLKREQRDAASKVAEATGAPFLILDCNAPQAVIASWLAQRQADKNDPSDATLAVIEEQQANRDPLTAEELLLSKRVETNESGTLDALVAHIRQRLPSL from the coding sequence GTGAGCCAGTCCCTGATCGCTGCCCTGCAAAACCCGGCTTTATACCCCCATCCGGTTGAAGCGTTCCAAGTCATCGAGACCCATATTTCCTGGGTCGTACTGACCGGCCCCTACGCCTATAAACTGAAGAAACCGATGAACTTCGGCTTCCTGGACTTCACCCACCTGGAAAAGCGCGGTCACTTCTGCAACGAAGAGCTGCGCCTCAACCAGCGCCTGACCGAAGATTTGTATCTTGAAGTGCTGCCGATCACTGGCACCGCCGAGGCGCCGCAGTTGGGCGGCGACGGCCCAGTCATCGAGTACGCCTTGAAAATGCGCCAGTTCCCGCAGAGCCAACTGCTCAGCACCCTGCAAGCCAACGGCGAACTGACCAGCGCGCACATCGACGAAATGGCCAGGCAGATTGCGCAGTTCCACCTCGCGGCTCCCAAAGTCCCGCAGGAACACCCGGCCGGCACACCGGATGAGGTCATGGCACCGGTTCGCCAGAACTTCGACCAGATTCGCCCGTTCCTCAGCGACAAGGCCGACCTGGCCCAACTGGATGCCCTGCAGGCCTGGGCTGAAAGCAGCTTCGAGCGCCTCAAGCCGCTGTTCTCCCAGCGTAAGCAGCAGGGTTTCACCCGCGAATGCCACGGCGATATTCACTTGGGTAACGCCACCTTGATCGATGGCCACGTGGTGATCTTCGACTGCATCGAATTCAACGAGCCGTTCCGCTTCACCGATGTGTACGCCGATACCGGCTTCCTGGCGATGGACCTTGAAGACCGTGGCCTCAAATCCCTGGCGCGCCGCTTTATCAGCCAGTACCTGGAGCTGACGGGCGACTACCAAGGCCTTGAGGTGTTGAACTTCTATAAAGCTTACCGCGCCCTGGTACGCGCCAAGATCGCGCTGTTCAGCATGCCGAGCGAAGCCAGCCCGGTGCAACGCGCCACGACCCTGCGCCAATACCGCAACTACGCCAACCTGGCGGAAAGCTACAGCACTATCCCGTCGCGCTTCCTGGCAATTACCCACGGTGTTTCGGCCGTCGGCAAAAGCCATGTGTCCATGCGCCTGGTGGAAGCCTTGGGTGCCGTGCGCTTGCGCTCGGATGTGGAACGCAAGCGTCTGTTCGGCGAGCAGCATGTGGAGAACACCCCACAGGCCGGCATCTACGCGGCCGACGCCAGTGCAGCGACCTACGCACGCCTGAATGAAATGGCCGATACCGTACTGCGCGCCGGTTACCCGGTAGTACTGGATGCAACCTTTCTGAAGCGTGAACAACGCGATGCAGCGTCCAAGGTAGCCGAGGCCACCGGTGCGCCGTTCCTGATCCTGGATTGCAATGCGCCGCAAGCCGTTATTGCCAGCTGGTTGGCGCAACGTCAGGCGGACAAAAACGATCCTTCCGACGCAACATTGGCTGTTATCGAAGAACAGCAAGCCAACCGCGACCCGCTGACCGCCGAGGAACTGCTCCTCAGCAAGCGCGTCGAGACCAATGAAAGCGGGACCCTCGATGCTTTGGTGGCGCATATTCGCCAACGCTTGCCAAGCCTGTAA
- a CDS encoding pentapeptide repeat-containing protein has protein sequence MNQPKLLDTPLYSLLHKDDIRGFNQERPKDGVIDMRGGDFRGLDLRELNATGVDFTDAYFRSADLRGLDLRDCPLEGASLAHAQISGTYFPPELTADEILMSVNFGTRLRYRTR, from the coding sequence ATGAATCAGCCCAAGCTTCTTGATACTCCGCTTTACTCGCTCCTGCACAAAGACGATATCCGAGGCTTTAACCAGGAACGCCCGAAAGACGGCGTCATCGACATGCGCGGTGGCGACTTCCGTGGATTGGACTTGCGTGAACTGAACGCCACGGGCGTGGATTTTACCGACGCCTATTTCCGCTCCGCCGACTTGCGCGGCCTGGATCTGCGCGACTGCCCGTTGGAAGGCGCGAGCCTCGCCCATGCGCAGATTTCTGGAACCTACTTCCCGCCAGAACTGACCGCCGACGAGATCCTCATGTCGGTCAATTTCGGCACGCGTTTGCGCTACCGCACCCGCTGA
- a CDS encoding TfoX/Sxy family protein encodes MNDELQHLKNLGKTSAQWLHAVGIHSASDLRRLGAVDAYRAVRTRGFRASKVLLYAIEGALMDVHWNDIPPERKDALNRQLDAISARQKN; translated from the coding sequence ATGAACGATGAGCTGCAACACCTGAAAAATCTTGGCAAGACGTCAGCACAGTGGCTGCATGCGGTGGGCATCCACAGTGCGTCCGACTTGCGTCGCTTGGGCGCCGTCGATGCGTACAGGGCCGTTCGCACCCGCGGGTTTCGCGCATCAAAAGTGCTGCTGTATGCCATAGAAGGGGCATTGATGGATGTGCACTGGAACGATATTCCTCCCGAGCGCAAGGATGCGTTGAACCGTCAACTGGACGCTATATCTGCGCGCCAGAAAAACTAG
- a CDS encoding heme ABC transporter ATP-binding protein: MLRVEDLQICRGRKTVLADVTLDVLPGEVLGVLGPNGAGKSTLLGALCGELYPDRGAVWLDQRPLSDWGGAQRAQRLAVLPQASTLDFAFRVEEVVGMGRLPHQTGRVRDDEIIAAALQAADVSHLSGRSYLALSGGERQRVHLARVLAQLWPGEAGQTLLLDEPTSMLDPLHQHTTLQAIRAFADHGAAVLVILHDLNLAARYCDRILLLAAGRPHALDTPAQVMRPEPLKAVFGLDVLVQPHPERGHPLIIAR; the protein is encoded by the coding sequence ATGCTGCGTGTGGAAGACTTGCAGATCTGTCGTGGCCGCAAAACGGTGTTGGCCGATGTCACGCTCGATGTGTTACCAGGCGAAGTGCTGGGCGTGTTGGGCCCCAATGGCGCGGGCAAGAGCACGTTGCTCGGTGCGTTGTGCGGCGAGTTGTATCCCGACCGGGGCGCAGTGTGGCTCGATCAGCGCCCGTTAAGCGACTGGGGGGGCGCCCAACGGGCCCAGCGCCTGGCGGTATTGCCACAAGCCTCGACGCTGGACTTCGCGTTCCGTGTTGAGGAGGTGGTCGGTATGGGGCGTTTGCCCCACCAGACTGGGCGCGTGCGCGATGACGAGATTATCGCGGCGGCGTTGCAGGCGGCAGATGTCAGCCACCTGAGTGGTCGCAGCTACCTTGCGCTGTCGGGTGGGGAGCGCCAGCGCGTGCACCTGGCGCGCGTGCTCGCGCAATTGTGGCCGGGTGAGGCGGGGCAGACGTTGTTGCTGGATGAGCCGACCTCGATGCTGGACCCGTTGCATCAACACACGACCTTGCAGGCTATTCGTGCGTTCGCTGATCACGGGGCGGCAGTGTTGGTGATCCTTCACGACTTGAACCTGGCAGCGCGCTACTGTGACCGGATCCTGTTGCTCGCGGCGGGGCGTCCCCATGCCTTGGATACGCCGGCACAGGTAATGCGGCCGGAACCGCTGAAAGCTGTATTTGGCTTGGATGTACTCGTTCAGCCCCATCCGGAGCGTGGACACCCGTTGATCATTGCACGCTGA
- a CDS encoding FecCD family ABC transporter permease — protein sequence MTTLVKPKALFVGLALLCVLAIWLSLALGPVSLPLLDTLRAALRLMGLPIDAHGLEQAELILGQIRLPRTLLGLAVGGVLALSGVAMQGLFRNPLADPGLVGVSSGAALGAAVAIVGGTFFGGLPDAFGPYILSLCAFLGGLGVTALVYRLGRRNGQTNVATMLLAGIALTALAGSAVGLFTYLADDATLRTLTFWNLGSLNGASYSRLWPLLLVSAGVALWLPRRANALNALLLGESEANHLGIDVEGLKRELVFCTALGVGAAVAAAGMIGFVGLVVPHLVRLLAGPDHRVLLPASVLAGASLLLFADLGARLALAPAELPIGIVTAFIGAPFFLYLLLRGRA from the coding sequence ATGACCACGCTGGTTAAACCCAAGGCGTTGTTTGTGGGGTTGGCGCTGTTGTGTGTATTGGCGATCTGGCTCTCGCTGGCATTGGGGCCCGTCAGCTTGCCCCTGCTGGATACGCTCAGGGCCGCGCTGCGGTTGATGGGGCTGCCGATTGATGCGCACGGGCTGGAGCAGGCCGAACTGATCCTGGGTCAGATCCGTTTGCCGCGCACGCTGCTGGGATTGGCCGTTGGCGGCGTGTTGGCACTGTCGGGCGTGGCGATGCAGGGATTGTTCCGCAACCCGTTGGCTGATCCGGGGTTGGTTGGGGTTTCCAGCGGTGCCGCGCTGGGGGCGGCGGTGGCGATTGTCGGGGGGACGTTTTTCGGTGGTTTACCGGATGCGTTCGGGCCTTATATTTTGTCACTCTGTGCGTTCCTGGGGGGGCTGGGCGTCACTGCGCTGGTCTATCGACTGGGGCGACGCAACGGGCAGACCAACGTCGCGACGATGCTGCTCGCCGGCATCGCCCTGACAGCCCTCGCCGGTTCGGCGGTGGGCCTGTTCACCTACCTGGCCGACGACGCCACCTTGCGCACCCTGACGTTCTGGAACCTGGGCAGCCTCAACGGCGCCAGCTATTCGCGGTTATGGCCCTTGTTACTGGTGAGTGCGGGTGTGGCGCTGTGGTTGCCGCGTCGGGCCAACGCGCTGAATGCCCTGCTGCTCGGCGAGTCGGAGGCCAATCACTTGGGTATCGATGTGGAAGGGCTCAAGCGCGAGTTGGTCTTCTGCACGGCGTTAGGGGTAGGCGCCGCAGTGGCCGCAGCAGGCATGATCGGTTTTGTGGGGCTGGTGGTGCCGCATCTGGTGCGTTTGCTGGCGGGGCCTGATCATCGGGTGCTGCTGCCGGCTTCGGTTCTGGCGGGAGCGAGCCTGCTGTTGTTTGCCGATCTGGGTGCACGGCTTGCCTTGGCGCCGGCTGAACTGCCGATCGGTATCGTCACAGCGTTTATCGGTGCACCGTTTTTTCTTTACCTGTTGTTGCGGGGGCGTGCCTGA
- a CDS encoding heme/hemin ABC transporter substrate-binding protein, with amino-acid sequence MRLSASAIALVVGLLVNHAAQASELPQRWVSAGGALSEWVTALGGESKLVGVDTTSQHPESLKALPSIGYQRQLSAEGILSLRPQVLVGTEEMGPPPVLAQIRNAGVQVEMFSAQPDLPTLKDNLQHLGKLLGSEAKADELFTAYAQALDQQKRWVTNAQSTQKAPGVLLLLGHAGGKPLIAGKDTAADWMLQQAGGRNLATHTGYKPFSVESLAGLSPDVLVFADRALAGEAARSALFKENPILTSTPAAKHGRVFEVDPTLLVGGLGPRLPQSLAALSAGFYPSPAKPAP; translated from the coding sequence ATGCGCCTGAGTGCCAGCGCTATCGCGCTTGTTGTCGGACTGCTGGTCAACCACGCGGCTCAGGCCTCTGAACTGCCGCAACGCTGGGTGAGTGCCGGTGGGGCATTGTCCGAATGGGTGACAGCCCTGGGCGGTGAGTCAAAGTTGGTGGGCGTGGATACCACCAGTCAGCACCCGGAGTCACTCAAGGCGTTGCCGAGCATTGGTTATCAGCGGCAGCTATCGGCTGAGGGCATCCTGAGTTTGCGCCCACAGGTGCTGGTAGGCACTGAAGAAATGGGCCCGCCACCCGTGCTGGCGCAGATCCGCAACGCCGGCGTTCAGGTGGAAATGTTCTCGGCGCAGCCGGACCTGCCGACGTTAAAAGACAACCTCCAGCATTTGGGCAAGTTGCTGGGCAGTGAGGCCAAGGCCGACGAATTGTTTACCGCCTATGCGCAGGCGCTGGACCAGCAGAAACGCTGGGTAACCAACGCCCAGTCCACCCAAAAGGCGCCAGGCGTGTTGCTGTTGCTCGGCCATGCGGGGGGCAAGCCGCTGATCGCGGGCAAGGACACCGCGGCTGACTGGATGCTGCAACAGGCCGGTGGGCGTAATCTGGCGACCCATACTGGCTACAAGCCGTTTTCGGTGGAGTCCTTGGCTGGGTTGAGCCCCGATGTGCTGGTGTTTGCTGATCGTGCCCTGGCCGGTGAGGCGGCGCGTAGCGCATTGTTCAAGGAAAACCCGATCCTGACCTCCACGCCTGCGGCCAAGCATGGGCGAGTGTTTGAGGTCGATCCCACCTTGCTGGTCGGCGGGCTTGGGCCGCGTCTGCCACAGAGCCTCGCGGCGCTGTCTGCCGGGTTTTATCCTTCCCCAGCCAAGCCTGCCCCATGA
- a CDS encoding Rieske (2Fe-2S) protein, with translation MKFLCSSDTLAPNSSLGFDIDGCKLLAVRRDGVAYFYINRCPHRGIPLEWQPDQFLDTSASLIQCATHGALFLIESGECIAGPCAGQSLTALPGREDAQGLWVEL, from the coding sequence ATGAAGTTTCTCTGCTCCTCCGACACCCTCGCGCCCAACAGCAGCCTCGGTTTTGATATCGACGGCTGCAAGCTGCTGGCCGTGCGCCGGGACGGTGTTGCGTACTTCTACATCAACCGCTGCCCCCATCGTGGCATTCCACTGGAATGGCAACCCGACCAGTTTCTCGACACCAGCGCCAGCCTGATCCAGTGCGCCACCCACGGCGCGCTGTTCCTGATCGAGAGCGGTGAGTGCATCGCCGGCCCATGTGCCGGCCAAAGCCTTACCGCCCTGCCCGGCCGCGAAGACGCCCAGGGCCTGTGGGTTGAGCTCTAG
- the sfsA gene encoding DNA/RNA nuclease SfsA: protein MRFNPPLEEARLIRRYKRFLTDIETVTGELLTIHCPNTGSMLNCMVEGGQVWFSRSNDPKRKLPGTWEIAETPQGRLACVNTARANQLVEEALNAGIITELNGFTALKREVPYGQEKSRIDFRLDYPDGSAYVEVKSVTLGFDGSAVAAFPDAVTQRGAKHLRELAYLAREGVRAVQLYCVNLSGIDAVRPAVEIDAGYAAALREAKAAGVEVLAYGVRITPEEICVDRRLAVLLD from the coding sequence ATGCGTTTTAATCCTCCCCTCGAAGAAGCGCGGCTGATCCGCCGCTATAAGCGTTTTCTCACCGATATCGAAACCGTTACCGGTGAGTTACTTACCATCCACTGCCCCAACACCGGTTCGATGCTCAATTGCATGGTGGAAGGCGGCCAGGTCTGGTTCAGCCGTTCCAATGACCCCAAGCGCAAGTTGCCGGGCACTTGGGAAATCGCCGAGACGCCCCAGGGCCGTTTGGCCTGTGTGAACACAGCACGTGCCAATCAGTTGGTCGAGGAGGCGCTGAACGCGGGGATCATTACCGAACTCAACGGCTTTACCGCGTTGAAGCGCGAAGTGCCCTACGGCCAGGAGAAAAGCCGCATCGACTTTCGTTTGGACTATCCCGACGGCTCGGCTTACGTCGAGGTCAAGAGTGTGACCCTGGGCTTTGATGGCTCTGCGGTGGCGGCCTTCCCCGATGCGGTGACCCAACGTGGCGCCAAGCACTTGCGCGAGCTGGCCTATCTGGCGCGGGAGGGTGTGCGTGCGGTGCAGTTGTACTGCGTCAATCTCTCGGGCATTGATGCCGTGCGCCCGGCGGTGGAGATCGATGCGGGCTATGCTGCTGCCCTGCGCGAAGCCAAGGCGGCGGGGGTAGAGGTGCTGGCATATGGCGTGCGGATCACACCCGAGGAAATCTGCGTGGACCGGCGGCTGGCCGTGCTGCTCGACTAG
- a CDS encoding pyridoxal phosphate-dependent aminotransferase — MAQPYSARSRAIEPFHVMALLARANELQAAGHDVIHLEIGEPDFTTAEPIIQAGQAALANGKTRYTAARGLPELRAAISGFYQQRYGLNVDPERILITPGGSGALLLASSLLVDPGKHWLLADPGYPCNRHFLRLVEGAAQLVPVGPEVRYQLTADLVAKHWDQDSVGALVASPANPTGTILTRDELAGLSAAIKARNGHLVVDEIYHGLTYGTDAASVLEVDDEAFVLNSFSKYFGMTGWRLGWLVAPPAAVGELEKLAQNLYISAPSMAQHAALACFTPQTLSILEDRRAEFGRRRDFLLPALRELGFGIAVEPEGAFYLYADISAFGGDAFTFCRHFLETEHVAFTPGLDFGRFKAGHHVRFAYTQNLDRLQEAVERIARGLRSWQG; from the coding sequence ATGGCTCAGCCCTACAGTGCGCGCAGTCGCGCCATCGAACCTTTCCATGTCATGGCATTGCTGGCGCGTGCCAATGAGCTGCAGGCTGCCGGCCATGACGTGATCCACCTGGAAATCGGCGAGCCGGATTTCACCACCGCCGAACCCATCATCCAGGCTGGCCAGGCCGCGTTGGCCAACGGCAAGACCCGCTACACCGCGGCCCGTGGCCTGCCGGAATTGCGCGCGGCCATCAGCGGTTTCTACCAGCAGCGCTACGGGTTGAACGTCGACCCCGAGCGCATCCTGATCACACCCGGTGGCTCCGGTGCGTTGTTGCTCGCCAGCAGCCTGCTGGTGGACCCGGGCAAGCATTGGCTACTCGCCGATCCCGGCTACCCGTGTAATCGCCATTTCCTTCGGTTGGTGGAGGGCGCGGCCCAGTTGGTGCCGGTCGGCCCCGAGGTGCGCTATCAGCTGACCGCCGACCTGGTGGCCAAGCATTGGGACCAGGACAGTGTCGGCGCGTTGGTAGCGTCGCCGGCCAACCCGACCGGGACGATCCTTACGCGTGACGAACTGGCCGGCCTTTCTGCCGCGATCAAGGCGCGCAACGGCCACCTCGTGGTGGACGAGATCTACCATGGCCTCACCTACGGCACCGACGCAGCCAGCGTGCTGGAAGTCGATGACGAGGCTTTTGTTCTGAATAGTTTTTCTAAGTATTTCGGCATGACCGGCTGGCGCCTGGGTTGGTTGGTGGCACCGCCGGCGGCAGTGGGCGAGCTGGAAAAATTGGCGCAAAACCTCTACATCAGCGCGCCAAGCATGGCCCAGCACGCGGCGCTGGCCTGTTTCACCCCGCAAACCCTGAGCATTCTGGAGGACCGCCGGGCCGAATTCGGCCGGCGTCGCGACTTCCTGCTGCCGGCCTTGCGCGAGTTGGGGTTTGGCATAGCGGTCGAGCCGGAAGGTGCGTTCTATTTGTATGCTGATATCAGCGCGTTCGGCGGTGATGCCTTCACATTCTGTCGTCACTTCCTCGAGACCGAGCATGTGGCCTTCACCCCCGGCCTTGATTTCGGCCGCTTCAAAGCCGGTCATCATGTGCGCTTTGCCTACACACAAAACCTCGATCGGCTGCAGGAGGCGGTGGAGCGCATCGCCCGTGGCTTGCGGAGCTGGCAAGGCTGA